In the genome of Persephonella sp. KM09-Lau-8, one region contains:
- a CDS encoding DUF2103 domain-containing protein: MKYRKKGIKKEHHIIEDGEELLEDLVKKGLVKSIIPGRIKTTPKGQPGNPRLTFQYETNSGAKLLLKKGSTVQEVFVITSNIEDLKEYITKKYKNK; this comes from the coding sequence ATGAAATACAGAAAAAAAGGCATAAAAAAGGAACATCATATTATTGAAGACGGGGAAGAGCTACTTGAGGATTTAGTAAAAAAGGGATTAGTAAAGTCTATAATTCCAGGGAGAATAAAAACCACTCCGAAAGGCCAGCCAGGGAATCCACGTCTTACATTCCAGTATGAAACAAATTCAGGGGCTAAACTTCTTCTAAAAAAAGGCTCAACAGTTCAGGAAGTTTTTGTAATCACAAGTAATATTGAGGATTTAAAAGAATATATAACCAAAAAGTATAAAAATAAATAA
- the fsa gene encoding fructose-6-phosphate aldolase: MKFFIDTANIDEIKAANELRILDGVTTNPTLISKTGKPFMEVVKEILAEIPDKPVSLEVASTDYEGMVREGEMLAKLGDNVVIKIPATIDGLKAVKHFEYNGIKTNVTLIFSPSQALLAMKAGASYISPFVGRLDDISQNGMELISQIRTIIDNYGFNTEIIVASVRHPMHVVEAALIGADIATIPYKVIAQLIKHPLTDIGLERFLKDWEAVPEKPF; this comes from the coding sequence ATGAAGTTCTTTATCGACACAGCCAATATTGATGAGATTAAAGCTGCAAATGAGCTTAGAATTCTTGATGGGGTTACAACAAATCCAACTCTTATATCAAAAACAGGTAAACCATTTATGGAAGTTGTTAAAGAAATTCTGGCAGAAATCCCAGACAAGCCTGTTAGCCTTGAAGTTGCCAGCACAGATTATGAAGGAATGGTAAGAGAAGGAGAAATGCTGGCAAAATTAGGGGACAACGTTGTGATTAAAATCCCAGCAACAATTGATGGACTTAAAGCAGTCAAACATTTTGAGTATAACGGAATAAAAACAAATGTAACACTGATATTCTCTCCATCTCAGGCACTCCTTGCAATGAAGGCAGGAGCTTCATACATCTCTCCATTTGTAGGAAGACTTGATGATATTAGCCAGAATGGCATGGAGCTAATATCCCAGATTAGAACAATCATTGATAACTACGGATTTAACACAGAGATTATCGTTGCAAGTGTAAGACATCCAATGCATGTTGTTGAAGCTGCTCTGATAGGAGCAGATATTGCAACAATACCTTACAAAGTTATTGCACAGCTTATAAAACATCCACTTACAGATATTGGTCTTGAAAGATTTTTAAAAGATTGGGAAGCTGTTCCAGAAAAACCATTTTAA
- a CDS encoding M23 family metallopeptidase translates to MKGKLILLLILIAAAAGGFFYYKGVIDFDPPQIKFEKKPKYLGSGTEINFAVIDKKPGISSVKVYLVQNNKNLKVLEDTDFPEGLTDKSYDLKIDARKYGISQGKVKLVFVVEDSSILKNKKTYSYDLEVDLTPPSLSILSSPAGIMNGGTGFVFYRTSSDVVKTGVKVGNLEFKCFNNIIDNPNIYGCAFPYPYYWNRKKSIVVFAIDKAGNKTSHALMYYFKRVKYKRSVINITDEFIETKVRPLSDKDIVDPVELFRYVNVQVRKRNEDIIHKITSTVTINEPLFRTNFLQLRNSKVLGGFADYRKYRYKGRIIKGADAYHKGLDMASIKNAPVQAAEDGKVVFTGFLGIYGNSVIIEHGMGVFTLYSHLAEIHVNKGDEVTRGTEIGLTDTTGLAVGDHLHFGVLVQGFEVHPIEWLDKNWIKTRFLEPYIKIKSLYGGQ, encoded by the coding sequence TTGAAAGGAAAACTGATATTACTGCTGATATTAATAGCCGCTGCTGCAGGCGGCTTTTTTTACTATAAAGGAGTTATAGATTTTGATCCGCCACAGATAAAATTTGAGAAAAAACCTAAATACCTTGGCTCAGGAACAGAAATTAACTTTGCAGTAATTGATAAAAAACCAGGAATAAGCTCAGTAAAGGTTTATTTGGTTCAAAATAATAAAAATTTAAAAGTCTTAGAAGATACAGATTTTCCAGAAGGATTAACAGATAAGAGCTATGATTTAAAAATTGATGCAAGAAAGTATGGAATAAGTCAGGGTAAAGTCAAACTGGTCTTTGTTGTGGAAGACAGCTCTATTTTGAAAAATAAAAAAACCTACTCTTATGACCTTGAAGTTGATTTAACTCCTCCATCCCTCAGTATTCTTTCCTCCCCTGCTGGAATTATGAATGGAGGAACAGGATTTGTTTTCTACAGAACATCTTCAGATGTGGTTAAAACAGGTGTAAAAGTCGGAAATCTGGAGTTTAAATGTTTTAACAATATAATAGATAACCCAAATATTTATGGCTGTGCATTTCCTTACCCTTATTACTGGAACAGAAAAAAGTCTATTGTGGTCTTTGCTATAGACAAAGCAGGAAATAAAACCTCACATGCCCTTATGTATTATTTCAAGAGGGTAAAATATAAACGTTCAGTTATCAATATCACAGATGAGTTTATTGAAACAAAAGTAAGACCGCTATCAGACAAGGATATAGTTGACCCTGTTGAGCTTTTCAGATATGTAAATGTCCAGGTCAGGAAAAGAAATGAGGATATAATACACAAAATAACCTCCACCGTAACAATTAATGAGCCGCTCTTTAGAACGAACTTTTTACAGCTTAGAAACTCAAAAGTATTAGGTGGCTTTGCAGACTACAGAAAATACAGATACAAAGGCAGAATAATAAAAGGAGCCGATGCATACCACAAAGGCTTAGACATGGCTTCCATCAAAAATGCACCGGTTCAGGCAGCAGAAGATGGTAAAGTAGTATTTACGGGATTTCTGGGTATTTATGGAAACTCTGTAATAATAGAGCACGGAATGGGAGTTTTTACCCTTTATTCCCATCTTGCAGAAATTCATGTAAACAAGGGTGATGAAGTCACAAGGGGAACAGAAATAGGATTAACAGATACAACAGGACTTGCTGTAGGAGACCATTTACACTTTGGGGTGCTTGTTCAGGGATTTGAGGTTCATCCAATTGAGTGGCTGGATAAAAACTGGATAAAAACAAGATTTTTAGAGCCTTATATAAAAATAAAATCCTTATACGGAGGTCAGTAA